From Micrococcus porci, one genomic window encodes:
- a CDS encoding Fic family protein, translating into MGMDQTISTAVGWEERPWTADPDDAGALTRRARVRASGPYRAALPARIARLGLDLPSDLATAVEEATAAVVRFDAEISHALPGLTGEIAPIDAVLLRTESASSSQIEHITAGARALALATLGERTRPNAALVAANVKAMGAASRLAADLDEPALLAAHRALMDGQEHARPGAYRDAQGWIGGGAPTPHTAQFVPPHPERLHAEMDDLFAYLRRTDVPALVQAAIAHAQFETIHPFADGNGRTGRVLVHAVLYRAGAITRMGVPLSAGLLTDTAGYFDALTAYRDGDPEPIVRRFAMAALAAVGNGRELVADLDEALTGWRERLTARRDAAVWRALAVIIAQPAVTVDHLAQVLGVSRPAAQRAVDQLVEAGALQAVSAQRRNRVWLATEVLACLDEFAARAGRRG; encoded by the coding sequence ATGGGCATGGATCAGACCATCAGCACGGCCGTCGGCTGGGAGGAGCGCCCCTGGACCGCGGACCCCGACGACGCCGGCGCCCTCACCCGGCGCGCTCGCGTGCGCGCGTCGGGCCCGTATCGAGCTGCGCTCCCAGCCCGTATCGCCCGACTCGGGCTCGACCTGCCCTCCGATCTGGCGACCGCGGTCGAGGAGGCGACGGCCGCCGTCGTGCGCTTCGACGCCGAGATCAGCCACGCCCTCCCGGGGCTCACTGGAGAGATCGCCCCGATCGACGCGGTGCTCCTGCGCACCGAGTCCGCGTCCTCCTCGCAGATCGAGCACATCACCGCGGGCGCGCGAGCCCTCGCCCTGGCGACTCTCGGCGAACGCACCCGCCCCAACGCAGCGCTCGTGGCGGCGAACGTGAAGGCCATGGGCGCTGCTTCCCGGCTGGCCGCCGACCTGGACGAGCCCGCCCTGCTGGCCGCCCATCGTGCCCTCATGGACGGTCAGGAGCATGCCCGGCCGGGCGCCTACCGCGATGCGCAGGGGTGGATCGGGGGAGGGGCGCCCACGCCGCACACGGCGCAGTTCGTCCCGCCCCACCCGGAGCGCCTGCATGCCGAGATGGACGATCTCTTCGCCTACCTGCGACGCACGGACGTGCCCGCCCTCGTGCAGGCCGCCATCGCGCACGCCCAGTTCGAGACCATCCACCCGTTCGCGGACGGCAACGGCCGCACCGGGCGCGTCCTCGTGCACGCCGTGTTGTACCGGGCCGGCGCGATCACCCGTATGGGGGTGCCCCTCTCAGCGGGACTCCTCACGGACACGGCCGGATACTTCGACGCCCTCACCGCCTACCGCGACGGCGACCCCGAGCCCATCGTGCGCCGCTTCGCGATGGCCGCCCTGGCCGCCGTCGGCAACGGCCGGGAGCTCGTCGCGGACCTGGACGAGGCTCTGACCGGCTGGCGCGAGCGGCTCACCGCCCGGCGGGACGCGGCGGTCTGGCGGGCGCTCGCGGTGATCATCGCTCAGCCTGCCGTGACCGTGGACCACCTGGCCCAGGTGCTGGGGGTCTCGCGCCCGGCCGCCCAGCGGGCCGTGGACCAGCTTGTCGAGGCCGGCGCTCTGCAGGCCGTGTCCGCTCAGCGTCGGAACCGGGTGTGGCTGGCCACCGAGGTGCTCGCCTGTCTGGACGAGTTCGCCGCGCGTGCGGGCCGCCGGGGCTGA
- a CDS encoding GntR family transcriptional regulator, with the protein MTPLSDPLWGSRATAAGRLAHDVAWRIVRGEIAAGEMLTEVQLSTDAGISRTPAREALLQLERWGLVRLLPKKGAAVQALTPQSVADLTALRGLLESTALATVAARPDAVGPLVATLTANLEQQRAALDAGDLAAFSALDVRFHRDVIAMCGNAAFDEIMGTFAPRLARLIHAATGGSVDAARRLLDGHVQICAQLAAGRAADAQRALQAHLDAAGAGVVVPGLLPVGSSEAGEPR; encoded by the coding sequence ATGACTCCACTCTCCGACCCCTTATGGGGCAGTCGTGCCACGGCTGCCGGCCGCCTGGCCCACGACGTCGCCTGGCGCATCGTCCGCGGTGAGATCGCCGCGGGGGAGATGCTCACCGAGGTCCAGCTCTCCACGGACGCCGGCATCTCCCGGACGCCGGCCCGGGAGGCCCTCCTCCAGCTCGAGCGTTGGGGTCTGGTGCGGCTCCTCCCCAAGAAGGGTGCGGCCGTGCAGGCCCTCACGCCGCAGAGCGTGGCCGACCTCACGGCCCTGCGCGGCCTCCTCGAGTCCACCGCCCTCGCCACGGTCGCCGCGCGGCCCGACGCCGTCGGGCCCCTCGTCGCCACGCTGACCGCCAACCTGGAGCAGCAGCGCGCCGCCCTGGACGCCGGCGACCTCGCGGCGTTCTCCGCGCTGGATGTGCGCTTCCACCGCGACGTGATCGCCATGTGCGGCAACGCCGCCTTCGACGAGATCATGGGCACCTTTGCCCCCCGCCTGGCACGCCTCATCCACGCCGCCACCGGCGGATCCGTGGACGCCGCCCGCCGCCTCCTCGATGGGCACGTCCAGATCTGCGCGCAACTGGCCGCCGGGCGCGCCGCAGACGCCCAGCGCGCCCTGCAGGCGCACCTCGACGCCGCGGGGGCCGGCGTCGTCGTCCCCGGCCTGCTGCCCGTGGGCTCGTCCGAGGCAGGTGAGCCCCGATGA
- a CDS encoding CidA/LrgA family protein: MIEGLLILLLCQLAGTLVADTLHLPIPGAVLGMLLLLGLLAWRRPAEDAPVITASHQLLQHLPLLFVPAGVGVVAVLGLIQEHRALMLVGFVVPWLLGLVVTAGVAAPLARRLTNKKEDAQ; this comes from the coding sequence ATGATCGAGGGCCTGCTGATCCTGCTGCTCTGCCAGCTGGCGGGCACGCTCGTGGCCGACACGCTGCACCTGCCGATCCCCGGGGCCGTGCTGGGCATGCTCCTGCTGCTCGGCCTGCTCGCGTGGCGCCGGCCGGCCGAGGACGCGCCCGTGATCACCGCGAGCCACCAGTTGCTCCAGCACCTGCCGCTGCTGTTCGTCCCGGCGGGAGTCGGCGTCGTCGCGGTGCTGGGCCTCATCCAGGAACACCGGGCGCTGATGCTGGTCGGCTTCGTGGTGCCCTGGCTGCTGGGGCTGGTGGTCACGGCCGGCGTCGCCGCCCCGCTCGCCCGCCGCCTCACGAACAAGAAGGAGGACGCACAGTGA
- a CDS encoding LrgB family protein, translated as MNAAELTDSLAEAWDALLHTPLFGIALTLAVAVLARRLWLAARQTALLTPVLVTIVLVAAFLALTGIDYETYMIGGSYLTFLLGPATVALAVPLYRAGPDIRKLLLPVAVGVTAGSLTAMVSAVLIVRVMGGDAALAATFAPKSATTPIAMAVADAGGGIVSLAAVLPVLTGVLGAVLAPWVLDRLRVRDPRVRGLAIGVSSHGIGTARALAEGPKTGAFSALAMACSGVLTALLAPLVLAMTG; from the coding sequence GTGAACGCCGCCGAACTCACCGACTCCCTCGCCGAGGCCTGGGACGCGCTCCTGCACACACCGCTGTTCGGCATCGCGCTGACCCTCGCCGTCGCCGTGCTCGCCCGCCGCCTGTGGCTCGCCGCCCGGCAGACCGCCCTGCTCACGCCCGTGCTCGTGACGATCGTGCTGGTGGCCGCGTTCCTGGCCCTGACCGGCATCGACTACGAGACTTACATGATCGGCGGCAGCTACCTCACCTTCCTGCTCGGTCCCGCCACCGTGGCCCTCGCCGTCCCCCTGTACCGGGCCGGACCTGACATCCGGAAGCTGCTGCTGCCGGTCGCCGTCGGGGTCACCGCCGGCTCGCTGACCGCCATGGTGAGCGCCGTGCTGATCGTGCGGGTGATGGGCGGGGACGCCGCGCTGGCCGCCACGTTCGCCCCCAAGTCCGCGACGACGCCGATCGCCATGGCGGTGGCCGACGCCGGCGGCGGCATCGTCTCCCTCGCCGCCGTGCTCCCCGTCCTCACCGGAGTGCTCGGCGCCGTGCTCGCCCCCTGGGTGCTCGACCGGCTGCGCGTGCGCGACCCCCGCGTGCGCGGCCTGGCCATCGGCGTGAGCTCCCACGGCATCGGCACCGCCCGCGCCCTCGCCGAGGGGCCGAAGACCGGCGCGTTCTCCGCCCTCGCCATGGCCTGCTCCGGTGTGCTCACCGCCCTGCTGGCCCCGCTGGTGCTGGCGATGACGGGGTGA